In Flagellatimonas centrodinii, a single window of DNA contains:
- the flgC gene encoding flagellar basal body rod protein FlgC, which yields MSSFRLFDIAGSAMAAQSVRLNTVASNLANADSVASSPEAAYRARMPEFRTVMDAQGMAGVEVTRIAESTRPAEARYQPGHPMADADGYVYAPAINPVEEMVNLMSSSRSYQSSVEAMNTAKELMMRTLNMGRN from the coding sequence ATGAGCAGCTTCCGCCTCTTCGATATCGCCGGTAGCGCCATGGCGGCGCAGTCGGTCCGGCTCAACACGGTGGCCTCCAACCTGGCCAATGCCGATTCCGTCGCCAGCAGTCCGGAAGCCGCGTACCGGGCGCGCATGCCGGAGTTCCGCACGGTGATGGACGCGCAGGGGATGGCCGGTGTCGAGGTCACCCGGATCGCCGAGTCAACCCGGCCCGCCGAGGCCCGCTATCAGCCCGGGCACCCGATGGCAGATGCCGATGGCTATGTCTACGCCCCGGCGATCAACCCGGTGGAGGAGATGGTCAACCTGATGTCTTCCAGCCGCAGCTACCAATCCAGTGTCGAGGCGATGAACACCGCCAAGGAGTTGATGATGCGAACCCTCAACATGGGGCGTAACTGA
- a CDS encoding flagellar hook assembly protein FlgD codes for MDAVSALRGATQSAGTQQQSLGQGEFMQLMLAQFNAQNPLEPMANTEFLGQLAQFSVVAGVQQLDDSFQALAGRMNADQVLQGAALLGKPVQRIADILKWDGGAPDAFSLVIEPGTTRVEVDVLDANGVRVAQLRQDTPESGTLRLAWDGTRSNGEAAPHGTYFLQARAVSGDTTTALAPRSEATVSAVIPSASGLLLELDDGSTVGLTDILQIRA; via the coding sequence ATGGACGCCGTCAGCGCGCTCCGCGGCGCCACCCAAAGCGCGGGCACCCAGCAGCAGTCGCTGGGGCAGGGCGAGTTCATGCAGCTGATGCTGGCACAGTTCAATGCCCAGAACCCGCTGGAGCCGATGGCCAACACCGAATTTCTCGGCCAGCTGGCGCAGTTCTCGGTGGTCGCCGGGGTCCAGCAACTGGACGACAGCTTTCAGGCGCTGGCAGGCCGCATGAATGCCGATCAGGTGCTGCAGGGGGCCGCCCTGCTTGGCAAGCCGGTACAGCGCATCGCCGACATCCTGAAGTGGGACGGCGGCGCGCCCGATGCGTTCTCGCTGGTCATCGAACCGGGCACCACCCGGGTCGAAGTGGACGTGCTCGACGCCAACGGCGTGCGGGTGGCACAGCTGCGCCAGGACACACCCGAGAGCGGCACCCTGCGGTTGGCCTGGGACGGCACCCGCAGCAATGGCGAGGCTGCCCCCCATGGCACCTATTTCCTCCAGGCCCGTGCCGTGAGTGGCGATACCACCACCGCATTGGCACCCCGCAGTGAAGCGACGGTGAGTGCCGTCATCCCCAGTGCCAGCGGTCTGCTGCTGGAACTGGATGACGGCAGCACGGTTGGCCTCACCGACATTCTTCAGATCCGCGCCTGA
- the flgE gene encoding flagellar hook protein FlgE: protein MSFQTALSGLTAASRDLTVTGHNIANANTAGFKGGRTQFAEVYAASSLGLAATQTGSGVRVSGIQQQFGQGSIDFTNNALDLSISGEGFFTFNANGATVYSRAGSLSPDRNGMVVNTQGHKLQVYPPQANGTFDAGRLTDLQLPVGDAPPQATTNVTLGLNLPAASGTAPVNAFDPADASSYSHTTSLTVYDSLGAAHTASFYFVPTDTAGQWDVHSAVDGTSTGAPTTMTFDANGALSAPVGGTVTLPALAQNNGASDLEITLDLSDATQFGDNFNVTALTQDGFATGRLTGIEVTSGGVVQARYTNGQARALGQVALATFANPQGLQALGDTVWAETYVSGPALRGAGESGSFGSVQSGSLELSNVDLTAELVHMITAQRNFQANAQMISTTDQITQTVLNLR, encoded by the coding sequence ATGAGCTTTCAAACCGCCCTCTCCGGCCTGACCGCCGCCAGCCGCGACCTGACCGTCACCGGCCACAATATTGCCAACGCCAACACCGCCGGTTTCAAGGGCGGACGTACCCAGTTCGCCGAGGTCTACGCGGCCTCCAGTCTCGGCCTTGCCGCCACCCAGACCGGCAGTGGTGTGCGGGTCTCCGGCATCCAGCAGCAGTTCGGCCAAGGCAGTATCGACTTCACCAACAATGCGCTGGATCTGTCGATCAGCGGCGAAGGGTTCTTCACCTTCAATGCCAACGGCGCCACGGTCTACTCGCGCGCCGGTAGCCTGTCGCCGGACCGCAATGGCATGGTGGTGAACACCCAGGGTCACAAGCTGCAGGTGTATCCGCCCCAGGCCAACGGCACTTTCGACGCCGGTCGGCTGACCGATCTGCAGCTGCCGGTGGGGGACGCGCCGCCGCAGGCCACCACCAATGTGACGCTCGGTCTCAATCTGCCCGCAGCCTCGGGCACGGCACCGGTCAATGCATTCGATCCGGCAGACGCCAGCAGCTATTCGCACACCACCAGCCTGACGGTGTACGACTCGCTCGGCGCCGCCCATACCGCAAGCTTCTATTTCGTTCCGACCGACACCGCCGGGCAGTGGGATGTCCACAGCGCTGTCGACGGCACCAGTACCGGGGCGCCGACCACGATGACCTTCGACGCCAACGGCGCCCTCAGCGCTCCGGTCGGTGGCACCGTGACACTGCCGGCGCTGGCCCAGAACAACGGCGCTTCCGACCTGGAGATCACCCTCGATCTCAGTGATGCCACCCAGTTCGGCGACAACTTCAACGTCACCGCGCTGACGCAGGATGGCTTTGCCACCGGGCGTCTGACCGGCATTGAAGTGACCTCTGGCGGTGTGGTGCAGGCCCGATATACCAACGGCCAGGCCCGTGCGCTCGGCCAGGTGGCGCTGGCCACCTTCGCCAATCCGCAGGGTTTGCAGGCGCTGGGGGATACGGTGTGGGCGGAAACCTATGTCTCCGGCCCGGCGCTTCGGGGTGCGGGTGAGAGCGGCAGTTTCGGCTCGGTGCAGTCGGGCTCGCTGGAACTTTCTAACGTCGACCTCACCGCTGAACTGGTGCACATGATCACCGCGCAACGCAACTTCCAGGCGAACGCGCAGATGATCTCGACCACCGACCAGATAACCCAGACGGTGCTGAACCTCCGCTAA
- a CDS encoding flagellar basal body rod protein FlgF, whose translation MDRAAYIAMNAASEALRAQAATAHNLANVGTSGFKALLTQTEAVPVEGAGWASRVNGQLTPQGWDARGGAVQTTGRSLDIALAEDRWLAVQGADGGIAYTRNGALQLTANGQVLDAEGRPVLGDGGPLSLPPHSDLMVGADGTVSLTPLGSAANVRAQVGRLQIVEAAPGQIDRRADGLFVPRGGQVLNAAAGPVLVSGALEAANVNAAEQMVAMIEHSRRFELAVDTLKRADAYAESAQTLMRLR comes from the coding sequence ATGGACCGCGCTGCCTACATCGCCATGAATGCCGCCTCGGAGGCCCTGCGGGCCCAGGCGGCAACCGCGCACAACCTCGCCAACGTCGGCACCAGTGGCTTCAAGGCCTTGCTGACGCAGACCGAAGCGGTGCCGGTGGAGGGCGCGGGTTGGGCGTCGCGGGTCAATGGGCAGTTGACGCCGCAGGGCTGGGACGCCCGCGGCGGTGCCGTTCAAACCACCGGCCGCAGTCTCGACATCGCACTCGCCGAAGACCGCTGGCTGGCGGTGCAGGGCGCCGACGGCGGTATCGCCTACACCCGCAACGGCGCCTTGCAGTTGACCGCCAATGGCCAGGTGCTGGATGCCGAAGGCCGGCCAGTGCTCGGCGATGGCGGCCCCCTCAGCCTGCCGCCGCATAGCGACCTGATGGTGGGGGCGGACGGTACCGTCAGCCTGACACCGCTGGGCAGTGCCGCCAATGTGCGGGCGCAGGTCGGCCGGTTGCAGATTGTCGAGGCCGCCCCCGGTCAGATCGACCGCCGTGCCGACGGGCTGTTCGTGCCCCGTGGCGGGCAGGTACTCAATGCCGCCGCCGGACCGGTGCTGGTCAGCGGCGCGCTGGAAGCCGCCAACGTCAACGCTGCCGAGCAGATGGTGGCGATGATCGAACACTCCCGCCGCTTCGAGTTGGCGGTGGACACCCTCAAGCGTGCGGATGCCTACGCCGAGTCGGCGCAGACCCTCATGCGCCTTCGTTGA
- the flgG gene encoding flagellar basal-body rod protein FlgG, which yields MNPALWIAKTGLDAQQTRMAVTSNNLANVGTTGFKRGRAQFEDLLYQTVRQPGGATSQQTDSPTGLMLGTGVRTVATAKEFTQGSLQQTGNSLDVAVNGRGFLKVLLPDGTAAYTRDGALKTNAQGELVTAQGYPLQPGISIPDGTQSITIGTDGVITAQLAGQASPVQIGTLTLTDFVNAAGLQARGENLLLETAASGPPNDSTPGLNGLGLLQQGSLEGSNVNVVEELVGMIEAQRAYEMNSKAISAADDMLRFITQQL from the coding sequence ATGAACCCCGCACTCTGGATCGCCAAGACCGGCCTTGATGCACAGCAGACCCGGATGGCTGTCACCTCCAACAATCTCGCCAACGTCGGCACCACCGGCTTCAAGCGGGGCCGGGCCCAGTTCGAGGACCTGCTCTACCAAACGGTCCGCCAGCCGGGCGGCGCCACCAGCCAGCAGACCGATTCCCCCACCGGCCTGATGCTTGGGACCGGCGTACGGACGGTGGCTACCGCCAAGGAGTTCACCCAGGGCAGTTTGCAGCAGACCGGCAACAGCCTCGATGTCGCGGTCAATGGCCGTGGCTTTCTCAAGGTGCTGCTGCCCGACGGCACGGCGGCCTATACCCGCGACGGCGCGTTGAAGACCAACGCCCAGGGCGAACTGGTCACCGCGCAGGGCTACCCGCTGCAGCCGGGCATCTCGATTCCCGACGGCACCCAGAGCATCACCATCGGCACTGACGGCGTCATTACCGCGCAACTGGCCGGGCAGGCCAGCCCGGTGCAGATTGGCACCCTCACGCTCACCGACTTCGTCAACGCTGCCGGACTGCAGGCGCGCGGCGAGAACCTGCTGCTGGAAACGGCTGCCAGTGGCCCGCCCAATGATTCAACACCGGGGCTCAACGGGCTGGGCCTGTTGCAGCAGGGCTCGTTGGAAGGCTCGAACGTCAACGTGGTGGAAGAGCTGGTCGGGATGATCGAGGCGCAACGCGCCTACGAGATGAACTCCAAGGCCATCTCCGCCGCCGACGACATGCTGCGCTTCATCACCCAGCAGCTGTGA